The following proteins come from a genomic window of Panicum hallii strain FIL2 chromosome 8, PHallii_v3.1, whole genome shotgun sequence:
- the LOC112903045 gene encoding uncharacterized protein LOC112903045 isoform X2 has translation MPISAKGKDTQVPGHRRSRRDSSPVDSLAAEAASRRAVAQIRPALTERPGPSRRSWRSTRDSSEEDATAASPPHPTWMILNRAGARRDYFPGDHTTSVICHTSTGEKISVSFELVEPPGTSVLTLDRPQGPPSSYPEVIAADRNLVLFQMVRGIHDPAHPVDYFIYEASSDPSRRSSLSLVPVLYPKRDSNEGRPMQHIMSTDATGVLSLNSGLFIVADLETRKDAVDIYLFVSGSGKSKGYDGWRVLKRLPVRRANGDLLDLSRWSTDRVLPYRHHLIWVNYYKGMIFGNMEDPWREPTLRYVPLPVDATKGICDDWNCGRRWPEASHNIFVTRSAIKFVTINHQYSSSSVVALNRCWSTFRITTWSLCNYSDTWIEEATLDAEEFWDLDAENQLPHVLPEFPIFNMKNPDAICFS, from the exons AGGTCCCAGGCCACCGGCGATCCAGACGGGATTCGTCACCTGTGGATTCGCTGGCAGCGGAAGCAGCCTCCCGTCGGGCCGTCGCCCAGATCCGCCCCGCCTTGACAGAGAGGCCCGGTCCCTCGCGGCGGTCATGGCGATCCACCCGGGACTCTTCGGAG GAGGATGCCACTGCCGCCTCTCCTCCTCATCCCAcctggatgattctgaatcgagctGGTGCCCGGAGGGATTATTTCCCAGGCGACCACACCACGTCTGTGATCTGCCACACCTCCACCGGCGAGAAGATTTCCGTCTCCTTCGAGCTCGTCGAACCGCCTGGCACTTCCGTCCTCACCCTCGACCGGCCGCAAGGGCCCCCCTCGAGCTACCCGGAGGTCATCGCAGCGGACCGCAACTTGGTTCTATTCCAGATGGTTCGTGGCATTCATGATCCCGCTCATCCCGTGGACTACTTCATCTACGAGGCAAGTAGCGACCCCTCTCGGCGATCATCCTTGTCTCTGGTACCTGTTCTGTATCCCAAGAGAGATTCGAATGAGGGCCGACCTATGCAGCACATAATGAGTACGgatgccacgggagttctgtcCTTGAATAGTGGATTGTTCATCGTGGCTGATCTTGAGACAAGGAAAGATGCGGTTGACATCTACCTGTTCGTGTCAGGTTCTGGCAAGAGTAAGGGGTATGATGGGTGGAGGGTCCTCAAGCGTCTCCCTGTACGCCGTGCGAATGGCGACCTCCTTGATCTGTCCCGGTGGTCAACAGATAGGGTGCTGCCCTACCGGCACCACTTAATCTGGGTAAACTATTACAAGGGGATGATCTTCGGAAACATGGAGGATCCATGGAGGGAACCTACACTTAGGTATGTGCCACTACCAGTGGATGCAACTAAAGGGATCTGTGATGACTGGAATTGTGGCAGAAGATGGCCTGAGGCTAGCCACAATATCTTTGTCACCCGCTCTGCCATCAAGTTTGTCACTATCAACCATCAGTACAGCAGCAGCTCCGTAGTGGCGCTGAATCGGTGCTGGAGCACCTTCCGCATCACCACCTGGTCCTTATGCAACTATTCTGACACATGGATAGAAGAAGCTACGTTGGATGCTGAAGAATTCTGGGACCTCGATGCTGAAAACCAACTCCCACATGTCCTGCCAGAATTCCCTATTTTTAATATGAAAAATCCTGACGCCATCTGCTTTTCATGA
- the LOC112903045 gene encoding uncharacterized protein LOC112903045 isoform X1: MPISAKGKDTQVPGHRRSRRDSSPVDSLAAEAASRRAVAQIRPALTERPGPSRRSWRSTRDSSEEDTTAASPFTQIRLALTGRPGPSQRSGRSTRDSSEEDATAASPPHPTWMILNRAGARRDYFPGDHTTSVICHTSTGEKISVSFELVEPPGTSVLTLDRPQGPPSSYPEVIAADRNLVLFQMVRGIHDPAHPVDYFIYEASSDPSRRSSLSLVPVLYPKRDSNEGRPMQHIMSTDATGVLSLNSGLFIVADLETRKDAVDIYLFVSGSGKSKGYDGWRVLKRLPVRRANGDLLDLSRWSTDRVLPYRHHLIWVNYYKGMIFGNMEDPWREPTLRYVPLPVDATKGICDDWNCGRRWPEASHNIFVTRSAIKFVTINHQYSSSSVVALNRCWSTFRITTWSLCNYSDTWIEEATLDAEEFWDLDAENQLPHVLPEFPIFNMKNPDAICFS; encoded by the coding sequence AGGTCCCAGGCCACCGGCGATCCAGACGGGATTCGTCACCTGTGGATTCGCTGGCAGCGGAAGCAGCCTCCCGTCGGGCCGTCGCCCAGATCCGCCCCGCCTTGACAGAGAGGCCCGGTCCCTCGCGGCGGTCATGGCGATCCACCCGGGACTCTTCGGAGGAGGATACCACTGCCGCCTCTCCCTTCACCCAGATCCGCCTCGCCTTGACAGGGAGGCCCGGTCCCTCGCAGCGGTCAGGGCGATCCACCCGGGACTCTTCGGAGGAGGATGCCACTGCCGCCTCTCCTCCTCATCCCAcctggatgattctgaatcgagctGGTGCCCGGAGGGATTATTTCCCAGGCGACCACACCACGTCTGTGATCTGCCACACCTCCACCGGCGAGAAGATTTCCGTCTCCTTCGAGCTCGTCGAACCGCCTGGCACTTCCGTCCTCACCCTCGACCGGCCGCAAGGGCCCCCCTCGAGCTACCCGGAGGTCATCGCAGCGGACCGCAACTTGGTTCTATTCCAGATGGTTCGTGGCATTCATGATCCCGCTCATCCCGTGGACTACTTCATCTACGAGGCAAGTAGCGACCCCTCTCGGCGATCATCCTTGTCTCTGGTACCTGTTCTGTATCCCAAGAGAGATTCGAATGAGGGCCGACCTATGCAGCACATAATGAGTACGgatgccacgggagttctgtcCTTGAATAGTGGATTGTTCATCGTGGCTGATCTTGAGACAAGGAAAGATGCGGTTGACATCTACCTGTTCGTGTCAGGTTCTGGCAAGAGTAAGGGGTATGATGGGTGGAGGGTCCTCAAGCGTCTCCCTGTACGCCGTGCGAATGGCGACCTCCTTGATCTGTCCCGGTGGTCAACAGATAGGGTGCTGCCCTACCGGCACCACTTAATCTGGGTAAACTATTACAAGGGGATGATCTTCGGAAACATGGAGGATCCATGGAGGGAACCTACACTTAGGTATGTGCCACTACCAGTGGATGCAACTAAAGGGATCTGTGATGACTGGAATTGTGGCAGAAGATGGCCTGAGGCTAGCCACAATATCTTTGTCACCCGCTCTGCCATCAAGTTTGTCACTATCAACCATCAGTACAGCAGCAGCTCCGTAGTGGCGCTGAATCGGTGCTGGAGCACCTTCCGCATCACCACCTGGTCCTTATGCAACTATTCTGACACATGGATAGAAGAAGCTACGTTGGATGCTGAAGAATTCTGGGACCTCGATGCTGAAAACCAACTCCCACATGTCCTGCCAGAATTCCCTATTTTTAATATGAAAAATCCTGACGCCATCTGCTTTTCATGA